One Klebsiella electrica genomic window, CATCGTCTTATTAGATGATTCAATAATATCTGATAATGATTTTTTGGCATTATGGATACCCAATATAACTACAGAGCACGTAAGTAGCATAGCTACAAATATAAGCAGTAAACCAGATGGAGACCAGCCCTTTATTATGGCTGTACTTACCAGAACAGCAGGTATAGAAAGTGATTTGGTCTGATGTTCTTGAATCAAAGAATTAAGCTTTGATAAGAAATCTAATTTCTGAGTTTCAACCTCGTGTATTACTTTATTTATGGAATATTTGTTGATGTATATTTCATAGTTAATGGAAAATAAATCCCACAATTTTTTCGGTGAATTTAACACTGAGCTAAGGAACGTATTTTTCTCATTAGAATCGTTATATAACTCAATTAACGATGATCTTAATACAAGTTTTCGCTCATAGGAGTGCAGGTCAACATTTGTCAAAGTAGACACATCACACGGGCTAATATCAACCGAATTTAGAAAATTCTCATCAACATTTTTTAATGGTAAATTGTAAGTGGTGATTTTCTTTGATTTACCACCTTCCATAACAAAAATATAATTTGGCCAAAAATTTGAATCATCGTATTCTACGTGGTCTGCAATTTTTGAGAGTATTTCACACCATTGTATATATGCTTTTGAAGAATTAGATATGGTTTCTATTTCTTCTGAACTTAAATTTTCAATGTAGAAATCATCGATTGCTTCTTTACTGCTCTTTATTCTTACCCTAAGAGTTTTAAAATATTCAATTGTGGTAGAAAACCAATTGATATCTGATGTTAATAAAAGTGATACCTTTACGATACTTTCTTTTTTTATTGCTTCTAACTTTAGATCATCAACTTCTTTTAGACGAGAAATATCGTCCTCTATTGCTACATAAGAGGAATTGTCGAAGACCCATACCTGATATGGGTCATCATATTCGATATTTTTAGCTTCTTGCTTTATTTTTAGCAAGAGACTAAGTATTTCTCTATTATTCATTTGCAAGCTCTTTCAGCCGAGCAATAATTATTGGATCATTAATCTTCTGAGTTAGCTTTACTTCGTTTGTTTCTGTGTCAAAGATAATTGGTCTATCAGAACCAGGCAAACCAATCTGATGTTTTCTTACACTCATTTTTGCAATATTGGTTTCAAAATCTAACCATTCATATTGTCTTTTATCACTTGCAGATACTTCGAATTCTTCATTAACTTCAAATCCATTTTCGTTTACAAAATCTACGAATGTATTTTTATGCTCTGCTAAATCAACAGGTATAATAGCATCGATTTGTGTTTGAATCTTTTCTAAGGTTATGGACTGTCCACGCTTACAATTATTAAATAGTTCCTGAACCTTGGATTCGATTTTTTCTCTCAAAGCACGACCAAATTCTTTTTGATGAGAGAATTGTTCCAAAGCTTTAATACATTGTTCACTACTGGTTTTATTGGAGATAATATCTTCGGCGCCAATTGATTCGGTAAAATATTTTCTTACATCACCAGTTCCACGGATGAAGCATAAATTATTTTTGTCTTCATCTTCTACCTCCTCAGAAATAAATCTGGTTATATCAATTCTTGCTCCCTGCAAGAATTTATCTAAGTCAATTATATCAACGGGATTTAGTTGTAGGTTTTCTTTGAATCTTAGTGCATCGGTGTTTTTAAGCATTAAAACAAGAAGTCGCTCGAAATCTTTATGAACGGAACCATCTTCCTTTTCATGTTGCAGTTGGTAATGAGTAAAAACCAATATTGCACCATTACTTGCTCTGGATTGTCTTGCAGATGTAATTAACTTTTTCTGGATAAAATCATCTACGAAGACTTCGAATGAAGTTTCTTTTTCTAAAAATTTTGACAGCTTTGAAGGGAAAGAGCTTCCTGGATAAGGTTTTTGAAACTTCGCATGAGATTTACTGCTCTTATGAAATCTTGCATCTACTTTCGTTGTAAATGTGATGACTTCCTGCTGATCGGTGGGCCAGAGAGCACCTAAGGTATAGGACCAATCTTTCTGTTCGTTCTCTGGAGGTGTAATCCTAACAGCGATAGCATTCAAAACCTGTAAAGAAGTCAATGTTAACCCCTAATGCATTGTTATTTATCGACATTTTTTAAAATGTACCCTTGCATAACATTTTAGCACATTGGCGAATCTGCACAACATAGCCGATTGGGAATTTATGATCTTGGTCAAATGGATTTCATCAAGTAGAGGAAACATCAATTATGTAGCAAAAAAATATCGAAAATTACTATTTATTCTATTAATAAAAAATACGGATTAATTACTTTAATATCATTTCTATACAAAATAAAGTAATATTCGCATGACAGCACTAAATAATCAATATAATATTTAGTATGCTATTGACTTTAAATTTTTATGTGCTTTATTAGTGTAAATGATATTGTAAGGAATAATTATGCGTAAAATGCTTTTTTTCAATACACTAAGTCTTTTGGTTCTTATAATTATTGGAGAGCCTAAAACATTATTAGGTGAGTATCTTTATTATGCTGCCTTTTTTACCATTTCAGGCAGCATACTTCTCTCACCATTAATATACGTTATGACAAGAAAATCTTACTGAAAAATTTTATGTTTAACTTCTAGATATAAATTTATAATCTTGTAAGTGGCTTTCTTTACTAGGGTTTTGAGTTTGGAACGCAAAATTTTTTTTGGAGAGTTTGTTACAAAAATTGAATTTATAGTTCCTTTTGAAATCCACTCTTTCCTTGCAACTCTAAATTCAGTGAAGGAAATAAATAATTTTATTGTGTAGAAGAAAATAAATATTTCAACGGCAAGTACACGGAAAGCTTTTAGGTGATTTATTTTTGCTTGGGAGAAAGTTATTACTTCAAAAATAAAAACATTTTCTTTAAATATATTTATATCAATAAATTCTAGAATCAATACGGTTGCGCCAATGGCTCCTGTAAATATTACAACAAAGTCAGCCATTTTCTTTAAGTAATCACCCATTTGGTCATATGTCATAGAATAAATCATATATCCAAATAATATGGGTAAAAGATATGATAATATTGCAAAAAAGACAATGCTGTAATACCCAAGGCATATCAAAAATAAAATTAGCAAAAAGGGAATAAAGAAAATATTAAATATTTTTTTGTTTATTAATTGGCGTACATAAATCTTCCTTGAAGAATGAACTATTCCGCTTTCGTTTTCAACTATGCAGACGTAAGGTCCGTTGTTTTTAGATTTTTCCTTTCCTAATTCATTTTTTTGCATAATGATTGTAGTGAACTCTTTACCAAAGAAAGTTTCCGTTCGTGTACTAACTTTCTTAATATCTATAAATTTTTCTTTGTTCTTAAAATGTTTTTTTATGATTTCTGTTGTATCATGCTGCATAATAATTTCCTTTATAGTCCAATTCTGTAGTGGGCTTTTATCATGGGTTTAAAATTACATGATTAAATTAAATAATTCTAGATTAATAATGATATCCTCTTCGGGGCAATTTTTTGATGCTAAATGATCAATTACCCTTTTGTATTTGTTTTGTTTCATTCTTTCTTCCAGAAATAAAGTTAATGAATTGAGATGGTTATATAAAATAACTGCGTTGATAGTTGTTTATCAAGCAGCAATGACTTTTAGCCTTTGAGCTTGGACATAATCACCCCACCACTGCATGAGAGCCACTCGTTCTACTATGTATTCTGCTCGGTTATAGGCTGCAATTATTTCATCTGTCTTCGAGTGTGCAAGGGCCGCTTCTAAGACATCTGTCCTGAACTTACCCGACTCCTCTGCGGCCGTTCGTGCAATAGATCTCATTCCATGAGCTACAAGCTCACCTCCGAAGCCCATACGGATTATGGCCGCATTAGCTGTTTGTTCATGCATATGGTTAAGAGGAGCCTTTATGCTTGGAAACACCCATCCACGATGCCCACTAATCCCTTTCATTGACTCCAGGACTCTCAAAGCTTCTTTGCTTAGTGGAACTTTGTGAGGCTTCTTCATTTTCATAAACTCAGCCGGGATGTTCCACATTGAATTATCGATATCTATATCAGCCCATCTTGTGCGAACAGCTTCACCAGGGCGAACCCATGTGAGAAGTTGCCACTCAATCAGTAGCCTTGTTTCTAAACGGATAGAAGCATTGATTAGAGCAACCAGGAAGCGGGGGAGTTCGGAAGGGGGTAATGCTGGCATATTCTGTTTTTTAGGCCTACTGAACCGTTGACCAAGGTTGTCAGCAGGATTGAATTCTATGAGTTCTTCTGTTGCTGCATAGCGGAAAATTTCATTTAATCGGGAAATGATTCGCCGTAAGGTTTCGAGGACTCCCCGTTGCTCAATAGGGTCAAGGTGTTGCTTTAAGAGTTTGGGTCGGATCTCATTGACAGGAACATTACCCAATCCTGGAAAGATATTTCTCTCCAGGCTTCGCCAGATGTCTTCTGCATGGTCTTGTGAGATACCTGAGGTCTTTACCTTCTCATCTAACCATTTCCTTGCCACGGCTTGGAGAGTGTGTTCAGTAGCATTCTTTAAGGCATTAGCTTTATTGCTGTTATGGACTTGGGGATCAATGCCATTGGCAAGCAAGGAAAGGTATTCATCTCGTAAGGTTCTGGCTCTTGCCAGTGTAAGGTGAGGATAGGTCCCAAGGCTCATTTTGGTTCTTTTCTTACTCACTGGGACCGCATATCTGAAATACCAATTCTTCTTCCCTCCTTTTGTGAGAGAAGCGATTCGCAGGATCAAACCATCACCGTCAAACAAGTTGATTTCTTTATCGGCTGGCTTCGTG contains:
- a CDS encoding nucleoid-associated protein, producing the protein MTSLQVLNAIAVRITPPENEQKDWSYTLGALWPTDQQEVITFTTKVDARFHKSSKSHAKFQKPYPGSSFPSKLSKFLEKETSFEVFVDDFIQKKLITSARQSRASNGAILVFTHYQLQHEKEDGSVHKDFERLLVLMLKNTDALRFKENLQLNPVDIIDLDKFLQGARIDITRFISEEVEDEDKNNLCFIRGTGDVRKYFTESIGAEDIISNKTSSEQCIKALEQFSHQKEFGRALREKIESKVQELFNNCKRGQSITLEKIQTQIDAIIPVDLAEHKNTFVDFVNENGFEVNEEFEVSASDKRQYEWLDFETNIAKMSVRKHQIGLPGSDRPIIFDTETNEVKLTQKINDPIIIARLKELANE
- a CDS encoding integrase domain-containing protein, whose protein sequence is MAKIAKKLTDTEIKSTKPADKEINLFDGDGLILRIASLTKGGKKNWYFRYAVPVSKKRTKMSLGTYPHLTLARARTLRDEYLSLLANGIDPQVHNSNKANALKNATEHTLQAVARKWLDEKVKTSGISQDHAEDIWRSLERNIFPGLGNVPVNEIRPKLLKQHLDPIEQRGVLETLRRIISRLNEIFRYAATEELIEFNPADNLGQRFSRPKKQNMPALPPSELPRFLVALINASIRLETRLLIEWQLLTWVRPGEAVRTRWADIDIDNSMWNIPAEFMKMKKPHKVPLSKEALRVLESMKGISGHRGWVFPSIKAPLNHMHEQTANAAIIRMGFGGELVAHGMRSIARTAAEESGKFRTDVLEAALAHSKTDEIIAAYNRAEYIVERVALMQWWGDYVQAQRLKVIAA